The following are encoded together in the Campylobacter devanensis genome:
- the maf gene encoding septum formation inhibitor Maf, which produces MIVLASSSASRAMILREYGVEFIQVSLDYDEEFDTNLPPAKYAMSIVNNKAKQFFDKFKNQYERVLFADSSVAACGKILGKATDEAHARYMLELQSGNLTSVYTAMKFISPNISIDMLSIASYKFAKFNSSHLDEYIASGLWKDKAGAMMIEGFNKIYIEQESGNKPTAMGLDIINLKAFL; this is translated from the coding sequence ATGATAGTTTTAGCATCTAGCTCAGCTAGTAGAGCGATGATTTTGCGTGAATATGGTGTTGAGTTTATTCAAGTTAGCCTAGATTATGATGAAGAATTTGACACAAATCTACCACCAGCAAAATATGCTATGAGTATCGTAAATAACAAAGCCAAACAATTTTTTGATAAATTTAAAAACCAGTATGAGCGTGTTCTTTTTGCTGATAGTAGCGTAGCAGCTTGCGGAAAAATTCTTGGTAAGGCAACAGATGAAGCGCACGCTAGATATATGCTAGAGTTGCAAAGCGGAAATTTGACTAGCGTCTATACTGCTATGAAGTTTATTAGCCCAAATATCTCTATTGATATGCTAAGTATTGCAAGCTATAAATTTGCTAAATTTAATTCATCTCATTTAGATGAATACATAGCTAGTGGATTATGGAAAGATAAAGCTGGAGCGATGATGATAGAAGGATTTAATAAAATATATATAGAACAAGAAAGCGGCAACAAACCCACAGCCATGGGGCTAGATATTATAAATTTAAAGGCATTTTTATGA
- a CDS encoding transglycosylase domain-containing protein — MKYIFNLIIILALASVAGIIYFYSQIKIDISKIVDYNPKLTTHIYDKNGDLVAYIFDEENRQYAKFSEISPRIIEALIAIEDTAFFEHGGINYEAIFRAAIKDIQAMSLVEGASTLTQQLVKNMLLTREKKFTRKLKELIISYEVEYTLTKEQIIERYLNQVYFGHGYYGIKTAALGYFKKNLDELSLKEISMLVGLPKAPSSYDPTRHLDLSLSRANNVLLRMHNIGWITTKEYQAAIKETPKIYDQTLTQNKAPYLVDETIKQLTPLYPDIRYGGYKITLNADLKVQEIAQNALKFGYNEILKRNKDANTTVLNGAMIVTNPTNGDILALVGGVDYAKSNFNRATQSSRQPGSSFKPFIYQIALNQGLSPQSKIADISRIYEGVNKNNKEDQDWKPKNFSGNFKGLITLNDALKQSRNLATINLLNSIGLDVVQRDLEDFGFKDIPNNLSIALGSFGVSLMDYSEQYSIFPGLGTRHETRLINFVENKNGEIFKFEPKSSEIIKPEQAYLMIKMLQDVVNNGTGRSAKVDGIELAGKTGTTNESVDAWFCGFGPEIQVLIWYGNDNNTPMRYVEGGSRTAAPVFKQFMQDFIAEYPQTKRKFDMPPGVYRRVYNGVDALYTTTSPLPKEQNNILEKQDREGIIF, encoded by the coding sequence ATGAAATATATTTTCAACCTAATTATAATTTTAGCATTAGCTAGCGTGGCTGGAATTATATATTTTTACTCTCAAATTAAGATTGATATATCTAAAATTGTAGATTACAATCCAAAATTAACTACTCATATTTATGATAAAAATGGTGATTTAGTAGCCTATATTTTTGATGAAGAAAATAGACAATACGCTAAATTTAGCGAAATTTCGCCACGCATTATAGAAGCACTCATTGCTATAGAAGATACAGCATTTTTTGAACATGGCGGGATAAATTATGAAGCAATTTTTAGAGCAGCAATTAAAGATATTCAAGCAATGTCTTTAGTTGAAGGAGCCTCAACCCTAACTCAACAACTAGTCAAAAATATGCTCTTAACACGTGAGAAAAAATTTACTCGTAAACTAAAAGAGCTAATAATCTCTTACGAAGTTGAGTACACTCTAACTAAAGAACAGATAATTGAGCGATATTTAAACCAGGTATATTTTGGTCACGGATATTATGGGATTAAGACTGCTGCGCTTGGATATTTTAAAAAAAATCTTGATGAACTAAGCTTAAAAGAGATATCTATGCTAGTGGGTCTACCAAAAGCACCTAGTAGCTATGATCCTACAAGACATTTAGATCTATCTCTCTCAAGAGCAAATAATGTACTGCTAAGAATGCACAATATCGGCTGGATAACAACCAAAGAGTATCAAGCTGCTATAAAAGAGACGCCAAAAATCTATGATCAAACCCTAACCCAAAACAAAGCTCCATATCTAGTAGATGAGACTATAAAGCAGCTAACCCCTCTATATCCTGATATACGATATGGTGGATATAAAATCACTTTAAATGCTGATTTAAAAGTACAAGAGATAGCACAAAATGCACTTAAATTTGGCTATAACGAAATCCTAAAACGCAATAAAGACGCAAATACCACAGTATTAAATGGCGCAATGATCGTCACCAATCCTACTAATGGAGATATACTAGCTTTAGTAGGCGGTGTAGATTATGCCAAAAGCAACTTTAACCGTGCTACACAAAGCTCTCGCCAGCCTGGTTCTAGTTTTAAACCATTTATATATCAAATTGCTTTAAACCAAGGATTATCCCCACAAAGCAAAATAGCTGATATATCTAGAATTTATGAAGGAGTAAATAAAAATAACAAAGAAGATCAAGACTGGAAGCCTAAAAACTTTAGTGGCAATTTTAAAGGCTTAATCACTTTAAATGATGCATTAAAACAATCGCGTAATCTTGCTACAATAAATCTTTTAAATTCTATTGGCCTTGATGTAGTTCAAAGGGATTTAGAGGATTTTGGTTTTAAAGATATTCCTAATAATCTATCAATTGCACTTGGAAGCTTTGGGGTTAGTCTTATGGATTATAGCGAACAATACTCGATATTCCCAGGACTTGGTACTAGACATGAGACTAGACTAATTAATTTTGTAGAGAACAAAAATGGTGAGATATTTAAATTCGAGCCAAAAAGCAGCGAGATTATCAAACCAGAACAAGCATATCTAATGATTAAAATGCTTCAAGATGTTGTAAATAATGGAACTGGTCGCTCAGCAAAAGTTGATGGAATTGAACTAGCAGGAAAAACCGGAACTACAAATGAGAGCGTAGATGCATGGTTTTGCGGTTTTGGCCCTGAGATTCAAGTATTAATATGGTATGGAAATGACAATAACACTCCAATGCGCTATGTAGAAGGTGGCTCTAGAACAGCAGCACCAGTATTTAAGCAGTTTATGCAAGACTTTATCGCTGAATATCCACAAACTAAACGCAAGTTTGATATGCCTCCTGGTGTGTATCGTAGAGTTTATAACGGAGTAGATGCATTATATACTACTACTTCTCCGCTACCAAAAGAACAAAATAATATCCTAGAAAAGCAAGATAGAGAAGGGATAATTTTTTAG
- a CDS encoding cupin domain-containing protein, translated as MLCESEFSKEIRITMAKDAVMKEHMAPNAIIVQVLRGGIEFEMSGKILVMNEFDMITLPAFIPHSLKALENSIIRLSLSKSDSHTRVFKVANSKK; from the coding sequence ATGCTTTGTGAGAGTGAATTTAGCAAGGAAATTCGCATAACTATGGCTAAAGATGCGGTTATGAAAGAGCATATGGCTCCAAATGCGATTATAGTTCAAGTGCTTCGTGGTGGTATTGAATTTGAAATGAGTGGAAAGATTTTGGTTATGAATGAATTTGATATGATTACATTGCCTGCATTTATACCTCATTCGTTAAAGGCATTAGAAAATTCTATAATAAGACTAAGTTTATCAAAATCAGATAGTCATACAAGAGTATTTAAAGTAGCAAATAGTAAAAAGTAA
- the rplS gene encoding 50S ribosomal protein L19: MRNKYIEAFENAQIATKSVPDFRAGDTLRIAIHIKEGDKSRIQNFEGVCIARRGSGTGETFIIRKIGANSVGVERIFPIYSDSLESITVLRRGRVRRSKLFYLRDRRGKAARIKELKK, from the coding sequence ATGAGAAATAAATATATTGAAGCATTTGAAAATGCTCAAATCGCGACTAAGTCTGTGCCTGACTTTCGTGCTGGTGATACTTTGAGAATTGCTATCCACATCAAAGAAGGCGACAAAAGCAGAATTCAAAACTTTGAAGGCGTTTGTATAGCTCGCCGTGGTAGTGGTACTGGTGAGACTTTCATCATTCGCAAAATCGGTGCTAATAGCGTTGGTGTAGAGAGAATTTTCCCTATTTATAGCGATAGCTTAGAGAGTATTACAGTACTACGTAGAGGTCGTGTAAGACGTTCTAAACTATTCTATCTACGTGATAGACGTGGTAAAGCTGCTAGAATTAAAGAGCTTAAAAAATAA
- the trmD gene encoding tRNA (guanosine(37)-N1)-methyltransferase TrmD: MKFNFITLFPNLVTPYFSDSILGRAQTSGLIEINCINPRDFTQNKHKKVDEYMVGGGAGLLMSAQPLCDAIDRIGQTHVIYLTPAGKKFNQNDAKRLAKLENISFICGRYEGIDERVIESRVNEVFCIGDFILTGGELAAMCLCDAISRNIAGVLGNANSLDIESFEDGILEAPSFTKPNIFNGSPVPSAFLKGNHSIINVLKNHMALCKTRFFRPDLYQTLKSPNFKEKR, encoded by the coding sequence ATGAAATTTAACTTTATAACCTTATTTCCAAATTTAGTTACGCCATATTTTAGCGATTCTATACTTGGTAGAGCTCAGACAAGTGGACTAATAGAGATCAATTGTATAAACCCACGAGATTTTACTCAAAATAAACATAAAAAAGTTGATGAGTATATGGTTGGTGGTGGGGCTGGGCTTTTGATGAGTGCGCAACCACTTTGTGATGCGATTGATCGCATAGGGCAGACGCATGTAATTTATCTCACTCCAGCCGGTAAAAAATTTAATCAAAATGACGCTAAGAGACTTGCGAAGCTAGAAAATATTAGTTTTATTTGTGGTAGATACGAGGGTATAGATGAACGTGTTATCGAGAGTAGAGTAAATGAGGTTTTTTGCATAGGGGATTTTATTTTAACTGGTGGTGAGCTTGCTGCTATGTGTCTTTGTGATGCTATTAGCCGCAATATTGCCGGGGTTTTAGGTAATGCAAATTCATTAGATATTGAGAGTTTTGAAGATGGAATTTTAGAAGCTCCAAGCTTTACAAAGCCAAATATTTTTAATGGCTCACCTGTGCCTTCAGCTTTTTTAAAGGGTAATCATAGTATAATCAACGTTTTAAAAAATCATATGGCGCTTTGCAAAACTCGGTTTTTTCGCCCTGATTTGTATCAAACTCTTAAATCGCCAAACTTTAAGGAAAAAAGATGA
- the rimM gene encoding ribosome maturation factor RimM (Essential for efficient processing of 16S rRNA), producing the protein MKSDLVEVCILGKTVGLKGALKLHNRSDFIEQYKKGAKFYDKFGNLLSIKSYEPSNSLVIFDGFESIEVAKELVNRVLYRTVEDTKKSCKLKKDEYFYFDIIDSMVYEGEILLGKIDDILEVGAGFLFDIKTSTELISKGLTKQFYIPYQDNFIIKIDINSKRVDVKNSMDILLNS; encoded by the coding sequence TTGAAGAGTGATTTAGTAGAGGTTTGCATACTTGGTAAAACCGTAGGATTAAAGGGAGCTTTAAAGCTTCATAACCGTAGTGATTTCATAGAACAGTATAAAAAAGGCGCTAAATTTTATGATAAGTTCGGTAATCTTTTATCCATTAAGAGCTATGAACCTTCTAATTCGCTTGTAATATTTGATGGATTTGAGAGTATTGAAGTAGCAAAAGAGCTTGTAAATCGAGTTTTATACCGTACTGTAGAAGATACTAAAAAGAGTTGTAAGCTTAAAAAAGATGAGTATTTTTATTTTGACATCATAGATTCTATGGTTTATGAGGGCGAGATTTTGCTTGGTAAAATTGACGATATTTTAGAAGTTGGGGCTGGATTTTTATTTGATATTAAGACTAGCACAGAACTTATTAGCAAAGGACTTACAAAGCAGTTTTATATACCATATCAAGATAATTTTATTATTAAGATTGATATTAACAGCAAAAGAGTAGATGTAAAAAACTCTATGGATATATTGCTTAATTCTTAG
- a CDS encoding KH domain-containing protein: MVEDFLKEYAKLISDSPDIIRTERINLGENFDEIIIYASRVDTGKLIGKDGKMINAIKTVVIGYKAKDPTSYRITVKAIEE, translated from the coding sequence ATGGTTGAAGATTTTTTAAAAGAGTATGCTAAACTTATAAGTGATTCACCTGATATTATCCGCACAGAGCGGATAAATTTAGGTGAGAACTTCGATGAGATTATTATCTATGCTAGTAGGGTCGATACTGGAAAATTAATCGGTAAAGATGGCAAAATGATAAATGCTATCAAAACCGTAGTTATAGGCTATAAAGCCAAAGATCCAACTTCATATAGAATTACGGTAAAAGCTATTGAAGAGTGA
- the rpsP gene encoding 30S ribosomal protein S16, with translation MATVVRLTRMGRKKRPFYRIVVTDSRKRRDSGWIESIGYYNPMVEPEVIKFDAQRLAYWKSVGAKLSDRVAQITK, from the coding sequence ATGGCAACAGTAGTTAGATTAACAAGAATGGGACGCAAAAAAAGACCATTTTATCGTATCGTAGTAACTGATAGTAGAAAAAGACGTGATAGTGGTTGGATTGAAAGTATTGGTTATTACAATCCAATGGTAGAGCCAGAAGTGATTAAATTTGATGCCCAGAGACTTGCATATTGGAAAAGTGTTGGCGCTAAACTAAGCGATAGAGTCGCTCAAATTACAAAATAA
- the ffh gene encoding signal recognition particle protein, protein MFELIGESLKSAVNKLKFVDDEKALKNALETLKKSLLKADVYHKVTKELVSLVEADMKKGTIGQKQFLDSIKTNLTNILTAPNDGNKGSGFVFASNPPTVVLMAGLQGGGKTTTTIKLASYLKARKKRVLVAAADLQRLAAVEQLRQLCSANEIELFTIDGENNPVNVAKEALKKAKDGFYDVLLVDTAGRLAIDEALMSELKEVKSVLNPDEIFYVADAMSGQDGVRTATSFNEALGITGVILSKFDADTKGGVAIGIAHQVGIPLRFVGVGEKVADLESFIPDRIVGRILGEGDLATLAEKASTIIDEKEAKKLNKKIKKGEFNFNDFIAQLESVKKLGSMKGILGMIPGMSSMANQLKDIDLDNSEQIKHIKAMINSMTPKERENPDLLNNARKRRIAAGAGLDQMTVNRFLKQFSSAAKLAKKFSNKDSMKGFANMLANANRPK, encoded by the coding sequence GTGTTTGAACTTATTGGCGAATCGCTAAAATCAGCTGTAAATAAACTTAAATTTGTCGATGATGAAAAGGCATTAAAAAATGCGCTTGAGACGCTGAAAAAGTCGCTGTTAAAGGCTGACGTTTATCACAAGGTGACAAAAGAACTTGTAAGTCTTGTAGAAGCTGATATGAAAAAGGGCACTATAGGCCAAAAGCAGTTTTTAGATAGTATAAAAACTAATTTAACGAATATTTTAACCGCTCCAAATGATGGTAATAAAGGTAGCGGATTTGTGTTTGCTTCAAACCCTCCAACAGTTGTGTTAATGGCCGGCTTACAAGGTGGTGGTAAAACCACAACAACTATAAAATTAGCAAGCTACCTAAAAGCACGTAAAAAACGTGTTTTAGTAGCTGCAGCCGACTTGCAGCGTTTAGCAGCAGTAGAACAGCTTAGACAGCTTTGTAGCGCAAATGAGATCGAGCTTTTTACTATTGATGGTGAAAATAATCCAGTAAATGTAGCTAAGGAAGCATTAAAAAAAGCAAAAGATGGTTTTTATGATGTACTTTTAGTTGATACTGCTGGTCGCTTGGCAATAGATGAAGCATTAATGAGTGAATTAAAAGAGGTAAAATCTGTATTAAATCCAGATGAAATTTTTTATGTTGCAGATGCGATGAGTGGGCAAGATGGCGTACGCACTGCTACTAGTTTTAATGAGGCTCTTGGCATTACTGGGGTTATTTTAAGTAAATTTGATGCCGATACAAAAGGCGGTGTAGCTATAGGTATAGCACACCAAGTAGGAATTCCGCTGAGATTTGTCGGTGTGGGTGAAAAAGTGGCCGATCTTGAGAGTTTTATCCCTGATAGAATCGTTGGCAGAATTTTAGGCGAGGGCGATTTGGCGACTTTAGCTGAGAAAGCTTCTACAATCATAGATGAAAAAGAGGCCAAAAAGCTCAATAAAAAGATTAAAAAAGGTGAGTTTAATTTTAATGATTTTATAGCTCAGCTTGAGAGTGTTAAAAAGCTTGGAAGCATGAAAGGAATCTTAGGAATGATTCCTGGTATGAGTTCTATGGCAAATCAGTTAAAAGATATTGATTTAGATAATTCAGAGCAGATTAAACATATAAAAGCGATGATAAACTCAATGACTCCAAAAGAAAGAGAGAATCCAGATTTATTAAATAATGCTAGAAAGCGTAGAATTGCTGCTGGTGCTGGACTTGATCAAATGACTGTAAATAGATTTTTAAAGCAGTTTAGTAGTGCTGCAAAGTTGGCTAAAAAATTCTCTAATAAAGATAGTATGAAAGGCTTTGCAAATATGTTGGCAAACGCTAACCGTCCTAAATAA
- the msrB gene encoding peptide-methionine (R)-S-oxide reductase MsrB encodes MIKYITTIILAITALMANPKGENMSNLKEIYLGGGCFWGTQGYFDLINGVVYSEVGYANGISDQTSYNQIARTDHAEVVRLKFDSNRVDINEILEHYFRIIDPFSINKQGNDIGRQYRTGIYYSDDKLKSVIENFISRKQAKFTKPIVVEIEPLKNYIKAEEYHQKYLDKNPNGYCHIDLNLASKPLYDESKFKIPSLSELKEKLSDLAFKVTQEKATERPYSSQYDKFDERGIYVDIVSKKPLFSSSDKYDAGCGWPSFTKPITTDAASYHRDLSHGMERIEVTSRQSGSHLGHVFDDGPIDKGGLRYCINGASLEFIPYDQMDIRGYSEYKVYVK; translated from the coding sequence ATGATAAAATACATAACTACAATAATTCTTGCCATTACTGCTTTAATGGCTAATCCAAAAGGTGAAAATATGTCAAATTTAAAAGAGATATATCTAGGCGGTGGATGTTTTTGGGGGACTCAGGGATATTTTGATCTTATTAATGGAGTGGTATATAGTGAAGTAGGTTATGCTAATGGCATAAGTGACCAAACTAGCTATAATCAGATTGCTCGTACAGATCACGCAGAAGTTGTTAGGCTTAAATTTGATTCTAATAGGGTTGATATTAATGAAATTTTAGAGCATTATTTTCGTATTATTGATCCATTTTCTATCAATAAACAAGGCAATGATATAGGTAGACAGTATCGCACTGGTATATATTATAGTGATGATAAGCTAAAGAGTGTTATAGAGAATTTTATCAGTCGTAAACAGGCTAAATTTACTAAACCAATTGTAGTTGAGATAGAGCCACTTAAGAATTATATAAAAGCAGAAGAATATCACCAAAAATATTTAGATAAAAATCCAAATGGTTATTGCCATATTGATTTAAATTTGGCTAGCAAACCACTATATGATGAAAGCAAATTTAAAATTCCAAGCCTATCTGAATTAAAAGAAAAGTTAAGCGATTTAGCATTTAAAGTAACACAAGAAAAGGCCACTGAGCGACCATATAGTAGTCAGTATGATAAATTTGATGAGCGTGGTATATATGTAGATATTGTAAGTAAAAAACCGCTTTTTAGCTCTAGTGATAAGTATGATGCTGGGTGCGGATGGCCTAGCTTTACAAAGCCAATTACAACTGATGCAGCTAGTTATCATAGGGATTTAAGTCATGGAATGGAACGAATAGAGGTCACATCAAGACAGAGCGGCAGCCATTTAGGTCATGTATTTGATGATGGGCCAATTGATAAAGGAGGGCTTAGATATTGTATTAATGGTGCTTCATTAGAGTTTATCCCATATGATCAGATGGATATTAGAGGATATTCTGAATATAAAGTCTATGTAAAATAA
- the feoB gene encoding ferrous iron transport protein B — protein sequence MKKIIKIALVGQPNVGKTLLINSLSGSHLKVGNFPGVTVEKSEANFKYKDYDIKIIDLPGTYSINDYSLEERITKDFINKNDYDIIINVVDSTNLERNLILTTQIMERNKKMILALNMSDEASKEGINIDAKKFENLLGVPCVSVSASLKSNLNELIERIIEIYKSPYIPNKRIYSDAIEKEIDDISQFLESKNDTNIKELKLSNKDIAIALLKQDNQIYKYLHDKPIWIELSKVIQTAHNNLYIHYKTQSVSEIFMQECSNFVNGAIAESVKYHKPKEINYTRMIDKILINKYIGIPIFLFFMWLIFQLTFTLGAVPMDYIEAGYVALGDMVKESVSSELLASLLADGIIGGVGSVILFLPNIMILFFGIALLETTGYMSRVSFLLDGFFHKFGLHGKSFIPLVTGFGCSVPAFMATRTLKNEKDRLLTLFIINFMSCGARLPVYVLFIGAFAPKAQAGNWLFGIYIFGAILGLIAAKVLRMTAFRGPDEPFVVEMPKYRMPNWKLIWFMVYNKAKMYIKKAGTFILAAAVLIWFASSFPFQDSTKEIYEQKIEIAATDEDKERLSNELENILIENSYLGKVGKFIEPFFAPLEFDWRLSVSIVSGLAAKEVAISTMGVLYSLGGEVDENNDGLIQKIQEAIPIEVAVAYVLFVMLYNPCLAATIVFGKEAGGYKYIAYLFIFTTFVAYLVSFIGLHIAKLF from the coding sequence ATGAAAAAGATTATTAAAATCGCACTTGTAGGTCAACCAAATGTAGGTAAAACTCTACTTATAAATTCACTTAGTGGATCGCATTTGAAGGTTGGGAATTTCCCCGGTGTGACAGTTGAAAAATCTGAAGCAAATTTTAAATATAAAGATTATGATATTAAGATTATAGATCTTCCTGGAACTTACTCTATTAATGATTACTCGCTTGAAGAGAGGATAACTAAAGATTTTATCAATAAAAATGATTATGATATCATCATAAATGTGGTAGATTCTACAAATTTAGAGCGCAATTTGATCTTGACTACCCAAATTATGGAGAGAAATAAAAAGATGATTTTAGCTCTAAATATGAGTGATGAAGCATCAAAAGAGGGGATAAATATTGATGCTAAGAAATTTGAAAATCTCCTTGGAGTGCCTTGCGTATCAGTATCTGCTAGTTTAAAATCAAATTTAAATGAGTTGATAGAACGGATAATAGAAATTTACAAATCACCATATATCCCAAATAAGCGAATTTATAGTGATGCGATTGAAAAAGAGATAGATGATATTTCGCAATTTTTAGAATCTAAAAATGATACAAATATAAAAGAGTTAAAATTAAGCAATAAAGATATAGCGATAGCTTTGTTAAAGCAAGATAATCAAATTTATAAGTATTTACACGATAAGCCCATTTGGATAGAGCTATCAAAGGTGATCCAGACAGCTCACAATAACCTATATATCCACTACAAAACTCAATCTGTAAGTGAGATATTTATGCAAGAGTGTAGTAATTTTGTCAATGGTGCGATCGCTGAGAGCGTGAAATATCATAAGCCTAAAGAGATTAATTATACTAGGATGATTGATAAAATTTTGATAAACAAATATATTGGGATTCCGATATTTTTGTTTTTTATGTGGTTGATATTTCAGCTTACATTTACTCTTGGTGCGGTGCCTATGGACTATATTGAAGCTGGATATGTGGCGTTGGGTGATATGGTTAAAGAGAGTGTGAGTAGTGAGCTTTTGGCATCGTTATTGGCTGATGGCATCATAGGTGGGGTTGGGTCTGTGATACTATTTTTGCCAAATATTATGATACTGTTTTTTGGAATTGCGCTTTTGGAAACTACTGGATATATGTCTAGGGTTTCATTTTTGTTAGATGGATTTTTTCATAAATTTGGCTTGCATGGTAAAAGCTTTATCCCATTGGTGACTGGATTTGGGTGTTCTGTCCCGGCATTTATGGCTACAAGAACTCTCAAAAACGAAAAAGACCGCTTGCTTACTCTTTTCATAATTAATTTTATGAGTTGTGGTGCTAGGTTGCCTGTGTATGTGCTATTTATAGGTGCTTTTGCTCCAAAAGCTCAAGCTGGAAATTGGCTATTTGGTATATATATTTTTGGTGCTATTTTAGGGCTTATAGCGGCTAAGGTTTTGCGTATGACGGCATTTAGAGGTCCTGATGAGCCTTTTGTTGTTGAGATGCCAAAATATAGAATGCCAAATTGGAAGCTCATTTGGTTTATGGTCTATAACAAAGCTAAAATGTATATCAAAAAGGCCGGTACTTTCATTCTAGCTGCAGCTGTGCTTATATGGTTTGCTAGTAGTTTTCCGTTTCAAGACTCTACTAAAGAGATTTATGAACAAAAAATAGAGATAGCCGCAACTGATGAAGACAAAGAGAGATTATCTAATGAATTAGAAAATATCTTAATAGAAAATAGCTATTTAGGAAAGGTTGGTAAATTTATTGAGCCATTTTTTGCTCCGTTGGAGTTTGATTGGAGATTGAGCGTTTCTATTGTTAGTGGTTTAGCAGCTAAGGAGGTTGCGATATCTACAATGGGTGTATTGTATTCGTTAGGTGGCGAAGTAGATGAAAATAACGATGGATTAATACAAAAAATTCAAGAAGCTATACCGATTGAGGTGGCTGTGGCGTATGTGTTATTTGTGATGTTATATAATCCTTGTTTAGCAGCTACAATTGTCTTTGGCAAAGAGGCTGGCGGATATAAATATATAGCTTATCTATTCATTTTTACTACATTTGTTGCTTATTTGGTTTCATTTATAGGGTTACATATAGCAAAGCTCTTTTGA
- a CDS encoding FeoA family protein: MTLDLLENGQMAKILNFNVTERLLERFFSLGLSKFKTIKKIESSLGSSTILIECNRMCLMLRYDEAKSIEVERI, from the coding sequence ATGACTTTGGATCTTTTAGAAAATGGTCAAATGGCTAAAATTTTAAATTTTAATGTAACTGAGAGATTGCTTGAGAGGTTTTTTAGTTTAGGGCTATCTAAATTCAAAACTATTAAAAAGATAGAGAGTTCATTGGGGAGTTCGACTATCTTGATTGAGTGTAATAGAATGTGCTTGATGCTAAGATATGATGAGGCAAAGAGTATTGAGGTGGAGAGAATTTAG